The sequence below is a genomic window from Inediibacterium massiliense.
CCATGTCGAATAGGAAGTTGTGATAATTTTTCTTGGGCATTGTATGCATTTTGCCATATATCTGAATACAAAACTATATTTTCTTTTTTCTGAGAAGAAACAATGAGTTTGGATAAATCTGTAGTAATGGTCTCTACACTTCCCATTAAATCATAATACATTCTTTGAAATTGATTATCTAAAAAAGTATAATATTCTTTTTTTTCTGCTTGTTGATTATATCCCCATATACCTGTTCCAATCAAAGCTACAGCAAGAATAAGGGGAAGAATAAATCTTTTCATTCATCTACCTCCTTAATTTCCAAACCAATGTTTTCCTATTTTTTTTATTACTTCCCTAGACCAAATCCACTTGCTTGTAGCCGTAGCTGGATTCCAATAATATAAACATCCCCCCGTAGGATCCCATCCATTCAAAGCATCTCTAGCAGCTTTAATACAACTATCATCTGCTGGAAGATTGATTTGTCCATCACTTACAGCAGTAAAGGCTCCAGGTTGATAGATGACTCCTGCAATTGTATTTGGAAAAGATGGATGCCTCGTTCTATTTAGCACAACAGCTCCTACCGCTACTTGTCCTATGTAGGGTTCTCCTCTTGCCTCTCCTGTTATTGCTTTTGCCAATATATTTACCTCGTCATTCCTAGAAGTCCCGCTATTACTAGCTTGATAATCTTTAGATGTAGCAGGCTCCTTTACCGGCAAGCCTATTTTTTTTGCAGTTTCATATCCTACTACTCCATCTACAGCAAGTCCATTTTTTCTTTGAAAAGCCTTTACAGCTTCAAAGGTTCCCCCTCCATATACACTATCAATAGGTCCATTATAATATCCCCATTGTTTTAATTTGGTTTGAAGTGTTTTCACTTTTTCTCCACTAGAACCCCAATATAGAGTTTCTTGTGCACTCCCTATATGTAAATAGGTTTGTATCACAATAGTAGTACAAAAAGTTAATAAAATAATTAATATAGTAACTTTCTTTTTACTTATAGTCATGTATATCCTCCTTTCATAGATTAATTTTATTTTTTGTTAGATTCTACTCAATTATTCAACATTTAACTATGTGGTTATTTTTAGTAAAAAAAATGAGGAAAATTTCCTCATTTTTTTGCCATTCTATTCAATTTTGTTTTTGCCTCTTCTAACATTTCTACCACTTTAAATTTTAATTTAATAGGAACTTCTCCCTCACTTTTAGCCGTACGAATCATATTAAATTCTTCTTTTGTAAGGACATTCATCATCTCTTTTTCAGTTTTTTTATCCGTTAATCCATTTTTCATATCAATAAAGCATAGAGGAGGAAACATAACACACCACCAATTTTGCCCTTCTCCTTTTCCAATCACTACTCGTAAAGCCTCATAATTTCCTGCTGGAAGAGTAATAGATCCATAATTTTTGGTAGGGAAATCATAATCTCCTAAAGAAGCTACGACTTTGTAACTTTGATTATTTTTTTGAATTTCATTTTCAGCAATAGTTTCTATTTCCTTTATATTCTTTTGAATGATTCTCCTACTTTCTTCTAGACTTTGAGACTTTTCAAATTTTGGATTCATTGCTTCAATAATTTTATCTCTAACCTTTAATTTTAATTCTTGATCCTTTGGATCATCACTATTTGCAAGAACATGAAATCTTATTAAATGATCTTTGTAGCTTTGCTGATTGTCATATACATCTTTGGTAAAATAATAAACACAAGAAGAAATACTAAGTACAAATATAATTCCTATCACCCATAACTTTTTATTTTTCCATATATACATATTCATAAAAATCCCCCTATCTGCCAATTTATCATCTTACTTTCAGTATTAACAAATAAGGGAATTTTTAAACCAACTTTTATATATTTTTCCTTAAAATTTATCTTGTATCTCCAATCCTCCTTATGATTATTTTAGAATTTACTTTTACTTGAGTTATTGGAAAAATTTCACTCCAATCTTCTCTTACTTCTTTCCA
It includes:
- the sleB gene encoding spore cortex-lytic enzyme; translation: MTISKKKVTILIILLTFCTTIVIQTYLHIGSAQETLYWGSSGEKVKTLQTKLKQWGYYNGPIDSVYGGGTFEAVKAFQRKNGLAVDGVVGYETAKKIGLPVKEPATSKDYQASNSGTSRNDEVNILAKAITGEARGEPYIGQVAVGAVVLNRTRHPSFPNTIAGVIYQPGAFTAVSDGQINLPADDSCIKAARDALNGWDPTGGCLYYWNPATATSKWIWSREVIKKIGKHWFGN
- the spoIIR gene encoding stage II sporulation protein R; amino-acid sequence: MNMYIWKNKKLWVIGIIFVLSISSCVYYFTKDVYDNQQSYKDHLIRFHVLANSDDPKDQELKLKVRDKIIEAMNPKFEKSQSLEESRRIIQKNIKEIETIAENEIQKNNQSYKVVASLGDYDFPTKNYGSITLPAGNYEALRVVIGKGEGQNWWCVMFPPLCFIDMKNGLTDKKTEKEMMNVLTKEEFNMIRTAKSEGEVPIKLKFKVVEMLEEAKTKLNRMAKK